The Candidatus Zixiibacteriota bacterium genome includes a window with the following:
- a CDS encoding terminase family protein has product MLKHFDWVRGFTDPAYFASEALGVTPHPGQERWLSESNRRENLLVTGNRWGKSFVSALKVIHHAIYRPRPLRFDNNARYRIVTASITQDQAAIIFNQVVRFVRQTDWLSELVTGHGQTPYPHLEFGNGSLIEARSTQNRGQYLLGQDYDLFLFDEVAFETDPEYVVEEVIAMRLADRAGRLDLISTPNGKNWFYRRVREVIDNKRPGYFQSGDSRENSHISADYLDDRVKYFSDRRLQQNIMGQFVDTGGEIIPGGDIDRALDCFIESPSASVPPPLYLSGWDLARKRTATVGVTVAVHGETARIVKLERMRRFDWNIVIDRIKRRQEEFPGRLIVDATGLGDVVVEQLAEFKPEAVIFNASTKAQLLANVELFHARGNLAYERWELPDGPGRVWSLEDELRAARWDDNNECDALMALALALWPLRKRSEAIIEPRLGRISRTK; this is encoded by the coding sequence GTGCTGAAACATTTCGACTGGGTGCGGGGATTTACCGATCCGGCTTATTTCGCAAGTGAGGCGCTGGGAGTAACGCCTCATCCCGGACAGGAGCGATGGCTTTCCGAATCCAACCGGCGCGAGAATCTGCTCGTAACCGGCAACCGCTGGGGCAAGTCGTTCGTGTCGGCTCTCAAGGTGATTCATCATGCTATCTATCGTCCGCGACCACTCCGTTTCGACAACAACGCCCGCTACCGGATCGTTACGGCCTCCATCACCCAGGATCAGGCGGCGATCATTTTCAACCAGGTAGTCCGGTTCGTGCGCCAGACGGACTGGCTGAGTGAGTTGGTAACCGGGCACGGTCAGACTCCCTATCCGCATCTGGAATTCGGCAACGGCAGTCTGATCGAGGCTCGCTCGACTCAGAACCGTGGGCAATACCTGCTTGGACAAGACTACGATTTGTTCCTTTTCGACGAGGTAGCGTTCGAAACCGACCCGGAATACGTGGTGGAAGAGGTTATCGCCATGCGCCTGGCCGACCGCGCGGGCCGCCTGGATCTGATCAGCACCCCGAACGGCAAAAATTGGTTCTACCGGCGGGTGCGAGAGGTGATCGATAATAAGCGTCCCGGTTATTTTCAATCCGGCGACAGTCGTGAGAACAGTCATATCTCGGCCGACTATCTGGACGACCGGGTGAAGTATTTCTCGGACCGAAGACTCCAGCAGAATATCATGGGGCAATTCGTCGATACGGGCGGCGAAATTATTCCCGGCGGCGATATCGACCGGGCTTTGGATTGTTTCATCGAGTCGCCTTCGGCGAGCGTACCGCCGCCGCTGTATCTCTCCGGCTGGGATCTGGCCCGCAAGCGCACGGCTACCGTCGGTGTTACTGTAGCGGTACACGGCGAAACCGCTCGGATAGTGAAACTCGAACGAATGCGGCGATTCGACTGGAATATCGTCATCGACCGGATCAAGCGACGCCAGGAGGAGTTTCCCGGGAGACTAATAGTGGATGCTACCGGCCTCGGTGACGTGGTTGTCGAGCAGTTGGCCGAATTCAAGCCGGAAGCGGTTATTTTCAACGCTTCCACCAAGGCTCAATTGCTGGCCAATGTCGAGCTGTTCCATGCTCGCGGCAATCTCGCTTACGAGCGCTGGGAGCTGCCCGACGGTCCGGGGAGAGTCTGGTCGCTGGAGGATGAACTGCGAGCGGCGCGTTGGGACGACAACAACGAGTGCGATGCTCTCATGGCGCTGGCGCTGGCTTTGTGGCCCCTGAGAAAAAGATCGGAGGCGATTATCGAACCGCGTTTGGGGAGAATCAGCCGCACCAAATGA
- a CDS encoding M1 family aminopeptidase encodes MHPHKLVAVLATLILMIGVSVAASETPDFVDHSNPTPTELHRLEAYAKSRGWLEGRLIDELNQKSSLVNTQENYDVLKYDIYIDVDDTTQELRGSVGIYARAAQPAVNAIQVDLADNMTVDSIVAPSGSLSFSRSDNMILIDLDNSYNVDDLFHLYIYYQGRPLDATSFIGGFSFDTTYANEPCYSSLSQPYGARSWWPCKDRNDDKADTFTVCIEAQRDFYVASNGRLDSIVTPFGQTQIRKFYYVMPYPMVSYLFSIALYPYYIFEDEWVYNNGADTMPIINAVYPDKRAAAEEMLAVTPGALTIYSDLYGLYPYADLKYGHANFEWTAAMEHQTMTSTWCHQYYDWGFNEATVVHELAHQWFGDMMTCHSWADLWLNEGWASYSEALYFQAQAGANGWSAYHTYMAGMDHTEGGTIYRYDTLDVDNLFDIIVYDKAAWLIHMLRGVLGDSLFFTGLDAYTSSQYRFGSVTTDQFIDLWEQATGVELRTFFEDWLYGEYRPHYLWAFLNEANGDGTYTSYIAIDQMQTTEPQVFHMPVDVVLETEAGMQDTMVFNLDLRRKVFVRQLDDPIVDVHIDPANWVMNYTTEINWKMHFIVENELPVAYTYLDYELLLDTRGGSGDNTFSWIEGSLPNGLVFDPNTAIISGQPTDTGQFTFTVYVDDNLSNYWDEQQFFLHVIEPDLVPGDIDMSGSLDIADLVYMATYMFQGGPEPPVINLTDVNGSCVLDIADLIYLVEYMFQEGPEPVVGCIEP; translated from the coding sequence ATGCATCCGCATAAGTTGGTTGCTGTTCTTGCAACCCTGATATTAATGATCGGAGTTTCAGTCGCAGCTTCAGAAACACCGGACTTCGTTGATCACTCCAATCCCACTCCCACGGAACTACATCGTCTCGAAGCCTACGCTAAATCACGCGGTTGGCTGGAAGGTCGATTGATTGATGAACTTAATCAGAAAAGCAGCCTGGTCAACACTCAGGAGAACTATGATGTCCTCAAATACGACATCTATATCGATGTCGACGACACGACTCAGGAATTACGCGGATCGGTCGGAATCTACGCTCGCGCCGCCCAGCCGGCCGTTAACGCTATCCAGGTCGATTTAGCCGACAACATGACGGTCGACTCGATCGTGGCTCCTTCAGGATCGCTTTCCTTCTCTCGATCCGACAACATGATACTTATCGATCTCGATAATTCCTATAACGTCGATGACCTCTTCCACCTGTACATTTACTACCAGGGACGTCCTCTCGATGCAACCTCGTTCATCGGTGGTTTCTCTTTCGATACAACCTATGCCAACGAGCCGTGCTATTCATCGTTGTCGCAACCATACGGCGCGCGAAGCTGGTGGCCCTGCAAGGATCGCAACGACGACAAGGCCGATACTTTCACCGTGTGCATCGAGGCGCAAAGAGATTTTTACGTAGCCTCCAACGGGCGCCTGGATTCGATCGTGACGCCTTTCGGCCAGACGCAGATACGCAAATTCTACTATGTCATGCCGTATCCGATGGTCAGCTACCTGTTTAGCATCGCACTATACCCGTATTATATCTTCGAGGATGAATGGGTTTACAACAACGGCGCCGACACTATGCCGATCATCAACGCCGTTTATCCCGATAAACGCGCTGCGGCTGAAGAGATGTTGGCCGTAACACCGGGAGCGCTGACCATCTACTCCGATCTGTACGGGTTATATCCATACGCCGACTTGAAATACGGCCATGCCAATTTCGAATGGACGGCGGCGATGGAACACCAGACCATGACTTCAACCTGGTGTCATCAATACTATGATTGGGGTTTCAATGAAGCGACCGTAGTGCATGAGCTGGCTCATCAGTGGTTCGGAGACATGATGACCTGTCATAGCTGGGCTGACTTATGGTTGAACGAGGGCTGGGCCAGTTATTCCGAGGCGTTGTACTTCCAGGCTCAGGCAGGCGCGAACGGCTGGAGCGCCTATCATACGTATATGGCCGGCATGGACCACACCGAAGGTGGGACGATCTACCGTTACGACACCCTCGATGTCGACAATCTGTTCGATATCATCGTTTACGATAAAGCCGCCTGGTTAATCCACATGCTGCGCGGTGTCCTGGGTGATTCGCTTTTCTTTACCGGCCTGGATGCTTATACCAGCTCTCAATACCGCTTCGGTTCGGTTACCACCGACCAGTTTATTGACCTTTGGGAACAGGCAACCGGAGTCGAACTGAGAACTTTCTTCGAAGACTGGCTCTACGGTGAATATCGCCCGCATTATCTCTGGGCTTTTCTTAACGAGGCGAACGGCGACGGTACCTATACCTCGTACATCGCCATCGATCAGATGCAGACCACCGAACCACAGGTTTTCCACATGCCGGTCGATGTCGTTTTAGAAACCGAAGCCGGCATGCAGGACACTATGGTTTTTAATCTCGATCTGCGTCGCAAGGTGTTCGTTCGCCAGCTCGATGATCCGATCGTTGACGTGCATATCGATCCGGCCAACTGGGTTATGAACTACACTACCGAGATTAACTGGAAAATGCATTTTATCGTCGAGAATGAATTGCCCGTGGCCTACACCTACCTGGACTACGAATTGCTTCTGGACACTCGGGGCGGCAGCGGTGACAATACTTTTTCCTGGATCGAGGGCTCACTCCCGAACGGTCTGGTTTTCGATCCCAACACCGCAATCATCTCCGGTCAGCCGACCGATACCGGGCAATTCACCTTTACCGTATACGTTGACGACAATTTAAGCAACTACTGGGACGAACAGCAGTTTTTCCTGCATGTCATCGAGCCGGATCTAGTCCCCGGCGATATCGACATGTCCGGCTCTCTCGACATTGCCGACCTGGTATATATGGCGACCTATATGTTCCAGGGAGGTCCGGAACCGCCGGTTATTAATCTGACAGATGTTAACGGCTCGTGCGTCTTGGATATTGCGGATCTGATCTATCTGGTCGAATACATGTTCCAGGAAGGTCCGGAACCGGTAGTTGGATGTATTGAACCATAA
- a CDS encoding NAD(P)H-hydrate dehydratase, producing the protein MKLVTSDEMRQVDRETIDQFGIPGPELMENAGFGIAERILAMVSPEDDGYFTVICGKGNNGGDGFVVARYLHEAGCEVEVFFVGPPEKLSPDARLNYNRALDLDLNLTEIISIESLPEELNSDYIIDAVFGTGFSGAPRGITAELIEYMNDQPQPVLAVDMPSGLNADTGQHEGAVVRAVASYTLALPKYGLYVSPGRELSGPVQVVPIGVPDEVLRKFDFRTDLISPFDVKILLPQRQPEGHKGNFGKLLILAGSTGMTGAAALAGKAAFRSGSGLVKIACPRSCLPLIASQILEATSWPLPDVAKKGALAMRGLGEVRALLKEQDAIAIGPGIGQHRETAELVRRLLTTLDKPAVIDADGLNVLAGHMDIVRECPAPLVLTPHPGEFKRLSGKSVPTDIHGRLAIAREFASEYDVVLVLKGSPTVVADPKGNAWVNSTGNNGMATGGSGDVLTGAIGSLLGQGLDAIDAAVCGVFVHGLAGDLAALDLGARSMIAGDLVEFLPDAYLAIEG; encoded by the coding sequence ATGAAACTGGTTACATCGGATGAAATGCGGCAGGTCGATCGCGAGACAATCGACCAATTTGGAATTCCCGGTCCCGAGTTAATGGAAAATGCCGGATTCGGAATTGCCGAACGGATCCTGGCGATGGTCTCTCCTGAAGACGATGGTTATTTCACCGTTATCTGCGGTAAGGGGAACAACGGCGGCGATGGTTTTGTCGTGGCTCGCTATTTACACGAAGCGGGTTGTGAGGTGGAGGTGTTCTTTGTCGGACCACCGGAGAAGCTCTCGCCCGATGCTCGTCTTAACTACAACCGGGCACTCGATCTCGACCTCAACTTGACCGAGATAATTTCCATCGAATCGCTCCCCGAGGAACTCAATTCCGATTATATCATCGACGCCGTTTTCGGCACCGGTTTCAGCGGAGCGCCGCGCGGCATTACCGCTGAGTTGATCGAGTACATGAACGATCAACCGCAGCCGGTGCTGGCGGTCGATATGCCCTCCGGTCTCAACGCCGATACCGGTCAACACGAGGGAGCGGTGGTCCGGGCGGTGGCGTCGTACACACTGGCGCTGCCGAAATACGGGCTATATGTTTCACCCGGCCGCGAACTGTCCGGGCCGGTGCAGGTCGTGCCTATTGGCGTACCGGATGAGGTCCTGCGTAAATTCGATTTTAGAACGGATCTGATTTCTCCCTTCGATGTCAAAATACTCCTGCCGCAACGACAACCCGAAGGACACAAGGGAAATTTCGGCAAACTGCTTATTCTGGCCGGCTCGACCGGTATGACCGGAGCGGCGGCGCTGGCCGGTAAGGCGGCTTTTCGTTCCGGCAGCGGTTTAGTAAAAATCGCCTGCCCGCGCAGTTGTCTGCCACTGATTGCCTCGCAGATTTTAGAGGCGACATCCTGGCCTTTACCTGATGTTGCTAAAAAAGGAGCATTGGCGATGCGCGGTTTGGGCGAGGTCAGGGCATTGCTCAAAGAACAGGATGCGATCGCTATCGGTCCCGGAATCGGACAACATCGCGAGACGGCGGAATTGGTGCGCAGACTTTTAACGACACTCGACAAGCCGGCGGTGATCGACGCCGATGGTCTCAACGTACTTGCCGGTCACATGGATATCGTACGCGAATGTCCCGCGCCGCTGGTGTTAACGCCGCATCCGGGTGAGTTCAAGCGGCTGTCGGGGAAATCGGTTCCGACCGACATCCACGGCCGTCTGGCCATCGCACGCGAGTTCGCTTCGGAATACGATGTAGTGCTGGTTCTCAAAGGTTCCCCGACGGTGGTTGCCGATCCCAAAGGCAACGCCTGGGTTAACTCAACCGGCAACAACGGTATGGCCACCGGCGGTTCGGGTGATGTCCTCACCGGCGCGATCGGTTCGTTGCTGGGGCAGGGGCTGGATGCGATTGACGCTGCCGTATGCGGTGTGTTCGTGCATGGTCTGGCCGGGGATCTGGCTGCTCTCGATCTGGGTGCACGCTCGATGATTGCGGGCGACCTGGTTGAATTTCTCCCCGATGCTTATCTGGCGATAGAAGGATAA
- a CDS encoding PEP-CTERM sorting domain-containing protein: MTVYTKKETHPLKWLVALIIFILVMTVTFDDVYGVGVPSSAGTNVSLTQQHHPQSHVKELNGQKNVLDSRDQTYDVTNGGDGDDAVEVVPEPSTILLLLAGLGAAHVAMRKHK, translated from the coding sequence ATGACTGTATACACAAAGAAAGAAACCCACCCTCTGAAATGGCTGGTCGCCTTGATTATCTTCATCCTGGTGATGACGGTAACGTTCGACGACGTCTACGGAGTTGGTGTTCCCAGCAGTGCCGGGACAAACGTTTCTCTGACGCAGCAACATCATCCTCAAAGCCATGTCAAGGAATTGAACGGCCAGAAGAACGTGTTGGACAGCCGCGATCAAACGTATGATGTCACCAACGGCGGCGATGGCGATGACGCAGTTGAGGTCGTTCCTGAACCTAGTACTATTCTGCTCCTGCTGGCCGGTCTTGGGGCGGCTCACGTGGCAATGAGAAAGCACAAATAA
- a CDS encoding M1 family aminopeptidase, whose translation MIRRNSNNLLIGLTLVLVVFAVWSIGAQSVPTGDMSESPTPSELHRWLAQGKAGATVDAAVKQSLLKQTTVECTQTNYDVLFYDLWLDIDDTTEYLYGHLRTVSKIAENNTSELQYDLLSNMIVDSVKSPASTLTFNRDGDVLIVTLDESHSIGDTVETTVFYQGHPDGEHPISPGFFFESNYYTDPVIYSHSQPYGARSWWPCKDRRDDLCDSMAITVRASDDFYVVSNGNLDSVVTIFGMVHVLNWYYFLPYPAETDLISLAVADYEIWYDQWYYNDGADSMPIVQAVYPQAVDESLDMLDITPDIMTELSSLYGTYPYVNCKYGHATTEYWGATEHITMTSTSIMPEYSSYWGFEEYVVAHEMSHSWFGDMISCKSWADIWLNEAWATYSEALYFQYKYAHHQWQRYHEYMNGLEYTDGGTIYRTDTTTKADVFDIIVYDKGAWMLHMLRRAIGDSVFFDAVDAYTHSQYRFHSLSTAEYIDFWEQTTGLELNWFFDQWLYGEYRPRYLWAFLNEPTDSGTYNIYLALDQMQTTEPQVFIMPVDVVLQLESGPTDTLRLWVDRRKNVFAFEFESPMVDIDIDPGDWLMNYETEINWRLHFIVPNRLPDSPVNAAYSIEMECRGGSEDNTFSFVEGTLPPGMTFDTETALLSGRPTDTGKYLFTLMVDDNGSNYWDEQEFELHIVPRQIVPGDINGDESQDIADVVFLVTYMFQLGPPPPYPEQADVNNDCSIDIADLVYLVTYMFSGGPPPLIGCAVL comes from the coding sequence ATGATTCGAAGAAACAGCAATAATCTCCTTATCGGTCTGACACTTGTTCTAGTCGTTTTTGCCGTCTGGTCGATCGGCGCCCAATCGGTTCCAACCGGGGATATGTCCGAGTCTCCGACTCCTTCCGAACTCCACCGCTGGCTGGCTCAGGGAAAAGCGGGAGCAACGGTTGATGCTGCCGTCAAGCAAAGTCTGCTTAAACAGACAACCGTCGAATGCACTCAGACCAATTACGATGTGCTGTTTTACGATCTCTGGCTGGATATCGACGACACCACCGAGTACCTGTACGGCCATTTGCGAACGGTATCGAAAATCGCCGAGAACAACACCAGCGAGCTTCAATACGACCTTTTATCAAACATGATCGTCGATTCCGTCAAGTCACCGGCATCAACACTTACGTTCAATCGCGACGGCGATGTTCTTATCGTGACGCTCGATGAATCGCATTCCATCGGCGACACGGTCGAAACGACAGTCTTTTATCAGGGTCATCCCGACGGAGAACATCCGATTTCCCCCGGTTTTTTCTTCGAGTCCAACTATTATACCGATCCGGTGATTTACAGCCATTCTCAGCCTTACGGGGCGCGATCATGGTGGCCCTGCAAGGATCGCCGGGACGACCTGTGCGACTCCATGGCCATAACGGTGCGTGCCTCTGACGATTTTTATGTCGTCTCCAACGGCAATCTGGACTCGGTGGTAACGATATTCGGCATGGTGCATGTGTTGAACTGGTACTATTTCCTGCCATATCCGGCTGAAACCGACCTGATCAGCCTGGCCGTAGCCGATTACGAAATATGGTACGACCAATGGTACTACAACGACGGTGCGGATTCGATGCCGATCGTGCAGGCAGTCTACCCGCAGGCGGTCGATGAATCGCTCGATATGCTGGATATCACACCCGACATCATGACTGAGCTGTCCTCGTTATACGGGACTTATCCCTACGTCAACTGCAAGTATGGCCATGCCACGACCGAGTACTGGGGCGCTACCGAGCATATTACGATGACTTCCACCAGTATTATGCCGGAATACTCCTCGTACTGGGGTTTCGAGGAATACGTAGTCGCCCATGAAATGTCTCACTCCTGGTTCGGAGATATGATTTCATGTAAAAGCTGGGCCGATATCTGGCTCAACGAAGCCTGGGCCACTTATTCCGAGGCTCTTTACTTCCAGTACAAATACGCCCATCATCAATGGCAACGATATCATGAATACATGAACGGACTCGAATACACCGATGGCGGCACGATCTACCGCACCGACACCACTACCAAAGCAGATGTATTCGACATCATCGTATACGACAAGGGAGCCTGGATGCTCCACATGTTGCGCCGGGCTATCGGAGACTCGGTATTTTTCGATGCCGTCGATGCCTACACACACTCGCAATACCGCTTCCACTCCCTGTCCACGGCTGAATATATCGATTTCTGGGAGCAAACCACCGGCCTTGAATTGAACTGGTTTTTCGACCAGTGGCTTTACGGTGAATATCGTCCCCGTTACCTTTGGGCCTTCCTTAACGAACCGACCGATTCCGGAACCTATAATATCTATCTGGCTCTGGATCAGATGCAGACCACCGAGCCCCAGGTATTCATCATGCCGGTGGATGTTGTTCTGCAACTTGAAAGCGGTCCCACCGACACGTTGCGGCTCTGGGTTGACCGACGTAAAAACGTGTTCGCTTTCGAATTCGAGTCCCCGATGGTGGACATCGATATCGATCCAGGTGACTGGTTGATGAATTACGAAACGGAAATCAACTGGCGGCTTCATTTCATCGTGCCCAATCGATTACCCGACAGTCCCGTTAACGCAGCCTATTCGATTGAGATGGAATGTCGAGGCGGCAGTGAAGATAATACTTTCAGTTTCGTCGAAGGTACTCTTCCACCCGGGATGACTTTCGATACGGAGACTGCCCTGCTGAGCGGTCGACCGACCGATACCGGAAAATACCTGTTCACCTTAATGGTCGACGACAACGGGAGTAACTATTGGGACGAGCAGGAATTCGAGTTACATATCGTCCCGCGACAGATTGTCCCGGGGGATATCAACGGTGATGAAAGCCAGGATATTGCCGACGTCGTTTTTCTCGTTACATATATGTTCCAGCTGGGACCACCACCGCCGTATCCCGAACAAGCGGATGTCAACAACGATTGCAGTATCGACATCGCCGACCTTGTCTATCTGGTAACCTATATGTTCTCCGGCGGTCCTCCCCCGCTGATAGGCTGCGCCGTGCTGTAG
- a CDS encoding tetratricopeptide repeat protein produces the protein MTITTDNMTMKSLVTGILLIATALLLISCNESPAVRLRYEAERLIYDADRVYRSGSVGPRHDDEQIVREAAIGYRKAMDFCLVSLDSLNDGNDVEVRQLRYLAFRATNLLSQLHYSARHFDTSVTLLETLLNKVPLHGAGRMTSLLNLGKSLQSAGQWDSALAVYSTTLNEFYPPIDDSAKVVSTLIQLPFHLYRLAVVLGDSTLAANRLDLAETYYRHLQSDFPESETSASAGAILARLYLGIGKPQMAVAELRSLLDPSDPAYIKIRLRMADIMVASLHQYDSAIAIYDEIRLELGEVDSLYQPVMMFKSALAHLERGNYDIARQMLVDLKRNYQRYFDMTPQAQQAMAQTFERQGKWTRAETEYKYLIESYRGSEPALAAYLYIADKYRELGQDELADKWLDDAVVYYDRLAEKNVGTVFEVRGLKYKAEALLRRDEPQQAANILISIFDKYPETYQGQQALLQAADIQRRLIGNPEAAEALIQRLRSSVTRADVWE, from the coding sequence ATGACCATAACTACCGATAATATGACTATGAAGAGCCTCGTAACAGGCATCTTGTTGATTGCAACGGCACTGCTGTTGATCTCGTGCAATGAGAGTCCGGCCGTTCGTCTGCGCTATGAAGCTGAGCGGTTGATCTATGACGCCGACCGCGTCTACCGTAGCGGTAGTGTTGGTCCCCGTCACGACGATGAACAGATCGTCCGGGAAGCGGCAATCGGTTATCGCAAGGCGATGGATTTCTGCCTGGTCTCTTTGGATTCGCTCAACGACGGCAACGATGTCGAAGTACGTCAATTGCGCTATCTGGCCTTTCGGGCGACCAACCTGCTCTCTCAGCTTCATTATTCCGCTCGACATTTCGATACTTCCGTTACTCTGCTGGAAACGTTGTTGAACAAGGTGCCGCTGCACGGCGCCGGCCGCATGACGAGCCTGCTCAACCTTGGCAAGTCACTACAATCGGCTGGTCAATGGGACAGCGCCCTGGCGGTGTACTCAACTACATTGAATGAATTTTATCCCCCTATAGATGACTCCGCGAAAGTCGTATCGACTCTGATTCAACTACCGTTCCACCTGTATCGACTCGCGGTGGTTCTGGGAGATTCAACCTTAGCGGCCAACCGACTGGACCTGGCAGAGACTTACTATCGGCATCTCCAGTCCGATTTTCCGGAATCAGAAACCTCCGCCAGCGCCGGAGCGATTCTTGCCCGGCTCTATCTGGGCATCGGCAAACCCCAGATGGCGGTGGCGGAGCTTCGAAGTCTGCTCGATCCGTCCGATCCGGCTTATATCAAGATAAGACTTCGGATGGCGGATATCATGGTGGCCTCACTCCACCAATACGATTCGGCGATTGCTATCTACGATGAAATTCGTCTCGAACTGGGTGAGGTTGATTCTCTTTACCAACCGGTTATGATGTTTAAATCGGCTCTGGCGCATCTGGAACGAGGGAATTACGATATCGCCCGTCAGATGCTGGTAGATTTGAAGCGTAACTACCAGCGATACTTCGACATGACTCCCCAGGCTCAACAGGCCATGGCACAGACTTTTGAGCGGCAGGGGAAATGGACTCGGGCTGAAACCGAATACAAATACCTGATAGAATCATACCGGGGATCCGAACCGGCTCTGGCTGCTTACCTGTATATAGCCGATAAATATCGTGAACTCGGTCAAGATGAACTGGCGGATAAATGGCTCGATGACGCCGTGGTTTATTATGACCGGCTCGCTGAAAAGAATGTCGGTACGGTGTTTGAGGTTCGCGGATTGAAGTACAAAGCCGAGGCTTTATTGCGGCGAGATGAGCCCCAGCAGGCGGCGAATATCCTGATTTCGATCTTCGATAAATACCCGGAAACCTACCAGGGCCAGCAGGCCCTCCTACAGGCTGCCGATATTCAAAGACGCCTGATTGGCAATCCGGAGGCAGCCGAAGCCCTGATCCAGCGACTCAGGTCATCGGTGACCAGAGCCGATGTATGGGAATAA